A section of the Posidoniimonas corsicana genome encodes:
- a CDS encoding glutamine amidotransferase: MSWTFHPVGGPWLIAILAVLLLGLCAVRARGALSARQRAGLTALRIGACLMMIFALLRPEVVRTRSETLRSALLVLVDSSRSMTVEDSLGGRSRWESAMTLLEQSEESLRQLSRDHDLQYYQFDQTLRPAAGRASLAASAPDGDATALGQSLAELLENEASERLLGVVLLSDGAQRAVPPSDLAPQVAARRYALEGAPIFPFSFGSPAGGARADVAIDDLLASDSVFANTPTRVTGRLRVDGYPNQTLTVQLLWEGEDGGLAPVDATQITAGPAAAEYPISLQHTPTRLGEQKVQLRIEPQEGESLTSNNSQSTFVTVREGGVKVLYLTGAKRIGGEPGIEQRFVRGSLAASPDIIVTRRKVDYEPQRVNLQPLLAESKFDVFLLDDVDADALDFPTWKEIADRVRDGAGLMMTGGYHSFGPGGHDNSPLTAVLPIRPGRLERQQFGEPLRADMHLPEPVRVQPAQPFGPRHPIMQIAPDAAAAWDALPPLTGANRIDQRTLKPNSQVLAVDPAHDNAPLLVAGQPGAGRSLAFAGDSTWRWVMGGQGEAHRRFWRQAILWLAQKDDSKSNPVWLDLAARRVARGAPLEVTVGANPPEGAAGPIGFRVEVTRPDGGKQDLPIPAGENGGTGVLRRTDLAGDYLVTVTGSQSGQMLGTAQARFTVPDTDVELDQPGAEPATLAQLAQITEQAGGRAMAPEELPDLLADLAAQDPEVQEEVVARVTYWDTWPFFLLLVTLLSVEWWLRKRWGLV; this comes from the coding sequence GTGTCCTGGACGTTCCACCCTGTCGGCGGCCCCTGGCTCATAGCGATCCTCGCTGTGCTGCTGCTGGGGCTGTGCGCGGTGCGGGCGCGGGGCGCGCTGAGCGCGCGGCAGCGGGCCGGGCTCACGGCGCTGCGCATCGGCGCGTGCCTGATGATGATCTTCGCCCTGCTCCGCCCCGAGGTGGTGCGGACCCGGAGCGAGACCCTCCGCTCGGCGCTGCTGGTGCTGGTCGACTCGTCCCGCAGCATGACCGTCGAGGACTCGCTGGGGGGCCGCTCGCGGTGGGAGTCGGCGATGACGCTGCTGGAGCAGTCCGAGGAGTCCCTCAGGCAGCTCAGCCGCGACCACGACCTCCAGTACTACCAGTTCGACCAGACGCTCCGCCCGGCAGCGGGCCGCGCGTCGCTGGCGGCGTCGGCGCCCGACGGCGACGCCACCGCCCTGGGGCAGTCGCTCGCCGAGCTGCTGGAGAACGAGGCCTCCGAACGCCTGCTGGGCGTGGTGCTGCTGAGCGACGGCGCGCAGCGGGCCGTGCCGCCGTCGGACCTGGCGCCGCAGGTGGCGGCCCGGCGCTACGCGCTGGAGGGCGCGCCGATCTTCCCGTTCTCGTTCGGCTCGCCGGCCGGCGGCGCCCGGGCGGACGTCGCGATCGACGACCTCCTGGCGAGCGACTCGGTGTTCGCCAACACGCCGACCCGCGTCACCGGCCGCCTGCGGGTCGACGGCTACCCCAACCAGACGCTCACCGTGCAGCTGCTGTGGGAGGGCGAGGACGGCGGGCTGGCGCCCGTCGACGCCACGCAGATCACCGCCGGCCCCGCCGCCGCCGAGTACCCGATCAGCCTGCAGCACACCCCGACGCGGCTGGGCGAGCAGAAGGTGCAGCTGCGGATCGAGCCGCAGGAGGGCGAGTCGCTCACCAGCAACAACTCACAGAGCACGTTCGTCACGGTCCGCGAGGGCGGCGTGAAGGTGCTGTACCTGACCGGCGCCAAACGCATCGGCGGCGAGCCGGGCATCGAGCAACGTTTCGTCCGCGGCTCGCTGGCGGCCTCGCCCGACATCATCGTGACCCGCCGCAAGGTGGACTACGAGCCGCAGCGGGTGAACCTCCAGCCGCTGTTGGCCGAGAGCAAATTCGACGTGTTCCTGCTCGACGACGTCGACGCCGACGCGTTGGACTTCCCCACCTGGAAAGAAATCGCCGACCGCGTGCGCGACGGCGCCGGGCTGATGATGACCGGCGGCTACCACAGCTTCGGCCCCGGTGGGCACGACAACAGCCCGCTGACCGCCGTGCTGCCGATCCGGCCGGGCCGGCTCGAGCGGCAGCAGTTCGGCGAGCCGCTCCGCGCGGACATGCACCTGCCCGAGCCGGTGCGCGTGCAGCCGGCCCAGCCGTTCGGCCCCCGGCACCCGATCATGCAGATCGCGCCTGACGCGGCCGCCGCGTGGGACGCGTTGCCGCCGCTGACCGGCGCCAACCGCATCGACCAGCGGACGCTTAAGCCCAACTCGCAGGTGCTGGCGGTGGACCCGGCGCACGACAACGCGCCGCTGCTGGTCGCCGGCCAACCCGGCGCCGGCCGGTCGCTCGCGTTCGCCGGCGACAGCACCTGGCGGTGGGTAATGGGCGGCCAGGGCGAGGCCCACCGGCGTTTCTGGCGGCAGGCGATCCTGTGGCTCGCGCAGAAGGACGACTCGAAGTCCAACCCCGTGTGGCTCGACCTGGCGGCGCGGCGGGTCGCCCGCGGCGCGCCGCTGGAGGTCACCGTCGGCGCCAACCCGCCCGAAGGCGCGGCCGGGCCGATCGGCTTTCGGGTCGAGGTGACCCGCCCCGACGGCGGCAAGCAGGACCTGCCGATCCCCGCCGGCGAGAACGGCGGCACGGGCGTGCTCCGCCGGACCGACCTGGCGGGCGACTACCTGGTGACCGTCACTGGCAGCCAGTCCGGCCAGATGCTCGGCACGGCGCAGGCGCGGTTCACCGTGCCCGACACCGACGTCGAGCTCGACCAGCCCGGCGCCGAGCCCGCCACGCTCGCGCAGCTCGCCCAGATCACCGAGCAGGCGGGCGGCCGGGCGATGGCGCCCGAGGAGCTGCCCGACCTGCTGGCCGACCTGGCCGCCCAGGACCCGGAGGTGCAGGAGGAGGTGGTGGCGCGGGTCACCTACTGGGACACCTGGCCGTTCTTCCTGCTGCTGGTCACGCTGCTGAGCGTCGAGTGGTGGCTGCGCAAGCGGTGGGGGCTGGTCTAG